TCGGCATCGGTGTTCCCGCGATGCTGATCAGCTCGCACCTGCTGAACCCGTTCGTGATCGCAGGCCTGCTCAGTCTCGGTGCTGCCGCGATGACGCGGATGCTGCACCTTCCCGGTTTCCCGATCGTCGCACTGCCGCGCTGATCCCTGTTTCACCAATATCCCTACCTCTCAAGGAGAGACATGACCAGCTTCACCGGAAACCCCGCCGTCGAGAGCCTGCATCGACTGATCGACAGCCTGATGCACCACGTCAGCGCACTGGAGTTGACACACGGCCGCGTCCCGGCCGTGCACCGGGTCGTCAACGACGTCGAGCGCATCCGCAACGGCATCGAGCGGCTCAAGATCGACCTCGCAGAACTCGCACCGGCCACCACCCGCACGTCGCCGGCTCCCGCCGAGAAGATCCAGATCCCGGATTCCGACTACGGCATCGACTTCTGGCGCGACGTCGACCACGAGGGGATCGGCGCGCAGAGCCTCGCCGGCATCCGTAGGCACGCATAGTCGAACTCTGGGTCGACAGAACTTTGGCCTGGGCCCCCTCTCCGGGGCCCAGGCCAAAGTCGTTCGTGGTCAGCGTAAAAGCGAGGCGGCGGCCATCGCCACAGGCGACAGCCCGCTCGCGTCGGCGTAGATCAGGCTGAACAAGCGGCGCTGCATCCGTGGCTCCCAGAACCTGCGGACGTGGTCGGCCACGGCTGCGGCCGCCCGGTCCTCGGGCAGGTAGCCGAAGTGCGCGGCGATCTGGTTGATCAGCCTGATCTCGGTGGCTGTCGGATTGGATGCCTCGTGCACCTGCATGTCACCTCACCAGTTCGGTTTCGGGAAGCTCGGTCATCCTCGCCTCGGCCTGCCTGGCCGTCGGGTGCGCGAGGGCAACCTGAACGGCCGTCACCTTGTACTCAGGGCAGTTCGTCGCCCAGTCGGAGTTCTCCGTGGTCACCACGTTCGCGCCGGTGACCGGATAGTGGAACGTGGTGTACACGACCCCGGTGGGCATCCGGTCGGAGATCTGAGCATGCAGCGTCGTCTCCCCGACACGACTGGCCAGGGTCACCAGATCGCCGTCGGTGATGCCCCGCACCTCGGCGTCGTGAGGATGGATCTCGAGCACATCCTCGGCGTGCCAGGCGATGTTCGCCGTCCGCCGGGTCTGCGCCCCGACGTTGTACTGGCTCAGGATTCGTCCGGTGGTGAGGATCAGCGGGAACCGGCGGGTGCTGCGCTCCTCGGTCGGCACGAACGGCGTCGGCACGAACCTGCCGAGCCCCCGGGTGAACGAATCGACGTGCATGATCGGCGTGCCCTCGGGCGCGTCCTCGTCACACGGCCACTGAATGCTGCCCAGCTCGTCGAGTTTCTCGAACGAAACGCCGGTGAACGTCGGTGTCAGGGCGGCGATCTCGTCCATGATCTGGCTGGGATGGTCGTAGTGCATCGGATAGCCCATCGCTGTGGCGATCTGGCACACGATGTCCCATTCGTGCCTGCCACTCTTGGGTTTCATCACCGCACGTACCCGGTTGATCCGGCGCTCGGCGTTGGTGAAGGTGCCGTCCTTCTCCAGGAACGAGGCGCCCGGCAGGAACACGTGCGCGTACTTCGACGTCTCGTTCAGGAACAGGTCCTGCACCACCACGAGTTCCATCGCCTCCAACGCCGCGAGGACGTGGTTGACGTTCGGGTCGGACTGGGCGATGTCCTCGCCGTGCACGAACAGGCCACGGAACGTGCCCTCGATCGCGGCGTCGAACATGTTCGGGATGCGCAGCCCCGGCTCGGCCAGCAGCTCGGTGCCCCAGAGGTTTTCGAACACCTCACGCACCGCGTCGTCGGACACATGCCGGTAGCCCGGCAACTCGTGCGGGAACGACCCCATGTCGCAGGAGCCCTGGACGTTGTTCTGGCCCCGCAGTGGATTCACACCGACACCGTCGCGGCCGATGTTCCCGCACGCCATTGCCAGGTTCGCCATACCCATGACCATGGTCGATCCCTGGCTGTGCTCGGTGACCCCGAGTCCGTAGTAGATGGCGGCATTCGGCGCGAGCGCGTACAACCGGGCCGCGGCGCGCAGTTCCTCGGCGGGCACGCCCGTGACCGGCTCGACCGCCTCGGGGCTGTTCTCCGGACGCGCGATGAACTCGGCCCAGTCGTCGAAGCCCTCACACCGCTCGGCCACGAACGATGCGTCGGCGAGCCCCTCGGTCACCACCACATGCGCCATGGCGTTGACCACCGCGACGTTGGTGCCAGGCCGCAGTTGCAGGTGGTGGTCGGCCTCGATGTGCGGCGACCGCACGAGGTCGATCCGGCGTGGGTCGACCACGATCAACCGCGCGCCCTGCCGGATCCGTTGCTTCATCCGCGACGCGAACACCGGGTGCCCGTCGGTCGGGTTGGCGCCGATGACCATGATGACGTCCGCCTCGGCCACCGACCGGAAGTCCTGCGTGCCTGCCGATTCGCCGAACGTCTGCTTGAGGCCGTACCCCGTCGGCGAGTGGCACACCCGCGCGCACGTATCGACGTTGTTGTTGCCGAACGCGGCGCGGACCATCTTCTGGACCACGTACACCTCTTCGTTGGTGCACCGGGACGAGGTGATCGCGCCGATGGCGCCGCGGCCGTGCCGCTGCGCGATCTCCTGCATGCGACGGGCCACCGTGTTGATGGCCTCGTCCCACTCGACCTCACGCCACGGCTCGGTGATCTTGTCGCGGACCATCGGGCGAAGCACGCGGTCCGGGTGCGTCGCATATCCGAACGCGAAACGGCCCTTGACGCACGAGTGACCTTCATTGGCACCGCCGGCCTTCTGCGGCACCATGCGGACCAGCTCGTCGCCGCGCAGTTCGGCCTTGAACGAGCAGCCGACACCGCAGTACGCGCACGTGGTGGTCACCGAACGTGTGGGGATGCCGAGCTCGACCACCGACCGTTCCTGCAAAGTGGCCGTGGGACAGGCCTGGACGCATGCACCGCAGGACACGCACTCGGAGTCCATGAAAAGCTCGCCCGCACCGGGCGATACCTTCGATTCGAAGCCGCGGCCCTCGATGGTCAGCGCGAACGTCCCCTGGATCTCGCCACACGCCCGCACACACCGCGAGCACGCGATGCACTTGGACGGATCGAAATCGAAGTAGGGATTGCTGCGGTCGGGCTCGGCGTCGAAGTGGTTTGCGCCCTCGTAGCCGTACCGCACCTGCCGCAGGCCGACCACACCTGCCATGTCCTGCAATTCGCAGTCGCCGTTGGCCGGGCACGTCAGGCAGTCCAGCGGATGGTCGGAGATGTAGAGCTCCATGACGCTCTCGCGGAGCTTGGCGACCTTGGGGGTCTGGGTGTGCACCACCATGCCCTCGGCCACGGGTGTGGTGCACGACGCGGGCGTGCCACGGCGGCCGTCGATCTCGACCAGGCACAACCGGCAGGAACCGAACGCGTCGAGCCGATCGGTCGCACACAGCTTGGGCACGTCGATACCGGCCTCGGCGGCCGCGCGCATCACCGACGTGCCTTCGGGAACCCGGACTTCGATCCCGTCGACCTCCACGGTCACGGTCGCCGGTCCAGGCTTGGCGGGTGTCCCGAAATCGGGTTCTGAGAGCAAAGTCATCGCAGGCCCTCCGTCCTCGCGCCGAGTGGCGCTGTCGTCGCGTCCGCGCTGGGCCTGCGCGGACCGAAATCGTCGGGGAAATGGGTCAGTGCGCTACGGACAGGCATGGGAGTGAGTCCCCCCATCGCACACAGCGACCCCTCGGTCATCACATCGCAGAGATCGTCGAGCAACGCGAGGTTCTCCTCGCGGTGATCACCGGCGGTGATCCGGTCGATCACCTCCATACCGCGCACCGAGCCGACGCGACACGGTGTGCACTTGCCGCACGACTCCGCGGCACAGAACTCCATGGCGAACCGGGCCTGCGCCGCCATGTCGACGGTGTCGTCGAACACCACGATGCCACCGTGCCCGACCATGGCGCCGGCTTCCGCGAACGCCTCGTAATCCATTGGGAGATCGAACTTGTCGCTCGGCAGATACGCGCCCAGCGGCCCGCCGACCTGGACCGCACGCACCGGCCGGCCCGATAGCGTGCCGCCGCCGTAGTCTTCGATCAGCTCATTGAGGGTCACGCCGAAGGCCCGCTCGACGATACCCCCGCGCCGGATGTTCCCACCGAGCTGGAACAATTGTGTGCCGCGGGAACGTCCCACACCGAAGTCGACATAGGCCTGGGCGCCCTCGGCGAGGATCAGGGGCACGCTCGACAGCGTCAGGACGTTGTTGACCACGGTCGGCTTGCCGAACAGCCCGTTGATCGCGGGTATCGGCGGCTTCGAGCGGACCATACCGCGCTTGCCCTCAAGGCTTTCCAGCATCGAGGTTTCCTCACCGCAGATGTAGGCGCCACCGCCGACCCGGACGTGCATGTCGAAACGCAGGCCAGAGCCCAGCACGTCGTCGCCGAGCCACCCGCGGCCCCGGGCGATGTCGATCGCAGCACGCATGGTCGCGACCGCGTCGGGATACTCGGACCGGATGTAGATATAGCCCTCGGTGGCACCGACCGCGTGCGCCGCGATCGTCATACCCTCGATGAGCATGAACGGATCGCCTTCCATCACCATGCGGTCGGCGAACGTCCCACTGTCACCCTCATCGGCGTTGCAGCACACGAACTTCAGTGCGTCGGCGCAGTCGAGGACGGTCTTCCACTTGATGCCGGCCGGAAATCCCGCACCGCCGCGTCCACGCAGTCCGGAGTCGGTGACCTCGGCGACCACCTCGGCCGGCGACATCCGCAGCGCGCGGCGCAGTCCGACGAGCCCGCCGTGGTCGAGATAGTCCTGGGGCGACACCGGGTCGGTGACACCGACGCGTGCGAACGTCACACGGTCCTGCGTCGCCATCCAGGGCAGGTCCTCGACGACGCCGACACGCAGGGGATGCTCCGCTCCGTCGAGCAGGCCCGCGGCGACCAGGCCGTCGACCCGATCTTCAGTGACCGGCCCGTAGCCGACGCGGCCGTCGGGTGTGGCAACCTCGACCAGGGGTTCGAGCCACAGCATGCCGCGAGACCCGTTGCGGACCAGTGTGATCGGTCGTCCTGCGCGGTCGGCGGCAGCGGCCAGCGCAGCGGCCACCTCGTCGGCACCCACCGATTTCGCCGCGGAGTCACGTGACACGTACACGGTGACCGGTTCAGGGCTGTTCTTGGGACCGGTCATCGCGTCGCCGCCTCGTCGATGAGGGTTTCCAGGCGGGTCTCGTCGAGGCGTCCGTACAGTCTGCCGTCCACCTCGGCCGACGGGCCCAGCGCACAGTTGCCGAGGCAGAAGACCTGCTCGGCGGTCAGTGAACCGTCAGCGGTGGTGTCCCCCAGCCGCACCCCGTATCGGTTCTGCAGATGTGTCACGAGTCGACCGGCGCCGACGGCCTGGCAGGCCTCGGCCCGGCACACCCGCACGGTCGTGCGTCCGGCCGGTTCCGACCGGAAGTCGTGGTAGAAGGTGATGACCCCGTGCACATCAGCACGGGACAGGTTGAGTTCGTCGGCGAGCACGGGGACGGCCTCGGCCGGCACACATCCCAGTTTCTCCTGAACCGCGTGCAGGATCGGCAGCAGCGGCCCGCGATGCGTGCGATGGTCGGCGGCGATCTCACGGACCAGGGCCGCCACGCTCGTCTCCCCGGTGGTCGTGCGTTTCATGTGCTTCCTCCAGCAGACGGGGCGAAACCGGTCAGGTGGAATCGATCTGGTGTCGAACACCGCCCCATGCCGGGTAGGCGACATGGGGCGGTGTTCAACGGCTCATCCGACGACGATCTTCTTCCGGTGGAACTCTTCGATCTGGTCGGCGTCGTAGCCCAGGCTGGTCAGCACCTCGTCGGTGTGCTCACCGAGCAGCGGCGCCGCCTTGATCTCGGGCTTGAAGGACGAGAACTTGATCGGGCTGCCGACGGTGAGGAACGAACCGCGGCCCTTCTGGTCCACCTCGACGATGCTTCCGGACTTGCGCAGCGACGGATCGACAGCGAGTTCCTTCATGCTCATCACCGGGGCGCACGGCACCTCCCACTTGCGCAGGATGTCGACGGCCTCGTACTTGGTCTTGTCGGCCAGCCACTTCTCGATCTCGGCGAAGATGTCGAAGATCTTGTCCTGGCGCGCTTTCGCGGTGCTGTACGCCGGATCTTCGGCCCATTCGGGGTGGCCGATGGCCTCGGCGGTACGGGCCCAGTTCTGCTCCTGGACGGTGAAGTAGATGTAGGCATTGGGGTCGGTCTCCCAGCCCTTGCACTTGAGCACCCAGCCCGGCTGCCCGCCGCCGCCGGCGTTGCCGCCACGCGGAACCGTGTCGCCGAACTCACCGTGCGGGTACTGCGGGTACTCCTCGAGGTATCCGACGGCCTCCAGGCGCTGCTGGTCGCGCAGCTTGACGCGGCACAGGTTCAGCACGGCGTCCTGCATCGAGGCCGAAACCTTCTGGCCCTTACCGGTCTTCTCGCGAGCGATCAGCGCGGTCAGGATTCCGATGAGCAGGTGCATGCCGGTGTTGCTGTCGCCGAGGGCCGCACCGCTGACGGTCGGCGGGCCGTCCCAGAACCCGGTGGTCGACGCCGCGCCGCCGGCGCACTGTGCGACGTTCTCGTATACCTTGAGGTCGTTCCAGGTCGAGTCGTCGTTGAAACCCTTGACCGATCCGAAGATCAGCCGCGGGTTCCACTTCTGCAGGTTCTCCCACGACAACCCCATGCGATCCATCGCACCCGGCGCGAAGTTCTCCACGAGCACGTCGGCGTCGCGGATCAGCTTCTCCATCACCTCAAGACCCTCGGGTGACTTGGTGTCGATGGCCAGGGACCGCTTGTTGCTGTTGAGCATCGTGAAGTAGAGGGCGTCCACGTCCGGGATGTCCCGCAGCTGCTTGCGGGTCACGTCGCCGCCGCCGGGCCGCTCGACCTTGAGGACGTCGGCCCCGAACCAGGCCAGCATCTGGGTGCAGGCCGGTCCTGCCTGGACACCGGTGAAGTCGATCACCTTGATCCCTGAGAGGGGTAGCTCTGTCATGAGACAGTTCCTTTCATTGTTGGTGTTTCGGTGTGGTCGTGCAGATTCGAGGGATCGGTCCCTCGTACTCACTTGGCGCTGATGCCCTTGGGGTTGAGGTGCGCGATGTTGCCGCTCTCGGTGCCGTCGGACGGGTCGATGACGCAGTCGATGAGCGCGGGACGTCCCGAGGCCAGTGCCTCACGGAGTGCGGCCGCCACCTCGTCGGGTGTGGTGGCCTGATATCCCTTGCCGCCGAACGCCTTGATCATGTATTCGTGTTGCGCGCGCAACGCCGTCGGCGCGGGATCGGCCGACGACCCCGACCGTTCGTCACCGCGGTAGACACCGCTGTTGTTGAGGATCACCGTGACGATCGGCAGGTTGTAGCGGCAGATCGCCTCGAGTTCCATACCGCTGAACCCGAACGCGCTGTCACCCTCGATGGCCACCACCGGATCGCCGGTCTCGACGGCAGCGGCGATCGCGTAACCCATGCCGATGCCCATGACGCCCCAGGTGCCGCTGTCCAGGCGGTGCCGCGGCACCTGCATCCCGATGGTGTTGCGCGCCAGATCAAGTGCGTTGGCGCCCTCGTTCACCACGTACACCTGGGGGTTGTCGGCGAGGACATCGCGGATGGCCTGCAGAGCACCGAGGAACTTCATCGGATGCGCCGTGAGGGCCGCTTCGAGCCGACGGCTCATCTTGCTGACGTTCTGCTCGGACTTCTCGGCGAGTTCGCGCCGCCACTCGGGGGCGACGCTGATCT
This genomic window from Mycolicibacterium goodii contains:
- a CDS encoding formate dehydrogenase subunit delta, producing MQVHEASNPTATEIRLINQIAAHFGYLPEDRAAAAVADHVRRFWEPRMQRRLFSLIYADASGLSPVAMAAASLLR
- the fdhF gene encoding formate dehydrogenase subunit alpha, yielding MTLLSEPDFGTPAKPGPATVTVEVDGIEVRVPEGTSVMRAAAEAGIDVPKLCATDRLDAFGSCRLCLVEIDGRRGTPASCTTPVAEGMVVHTQTPKVAKLRESVMELYISDHPLDCLTCPANGDCELQDMAGVVGLRQVRYGYEGANHFDAEPDRSNPYFDFDPSKCIACSRCVRACGEIQGTFALTIEGRGFESKVSPGAGELFMDSECVSCGACVQACPTATLQERSVVELGIPTRSVTTTCAYCGVGCSFKAELRGDELVRMVPQKAGGANEGHSCVKGRFAFGYATHPDRVLRPMVRDKITEPWREVEWDEAINTVARRMQEIAQRHGRGAIGAITSSRCTNEEVYVVQKMVRAAFGNNNVDTCARVCHSPTGYGLKQTFGESAGTQDFRSVAEADVIMVIGANPTDGHPVFASRMKQRIRQGARLIVVDPRRIDLVRSPHIEADHHLQLRPGTNVAVVNAMAHVVVTEGLADASFVAERCEGFDDWAEFIARPENSPEAVEPVTGVPAEELRAAARLYALAPNAAIYYGLGVTEHSQGSTMVMGMANLAMACGNIGRDGVGVNPLRGQNNVQGSCDMGSFPHELPGYRHVSDDAVREVFENLWGTELLAEPGLRIPNMFDAAIEGTFRGLFVHGEDIAQSDPNVNHVLAALEAMELVVVQDLFLNETSKYAHVFLPGASFLEKDGTFTNAERRINRVRAVMKPKSGRHEWDIVCQIATAMGYPMHYDHPSQIMDEIAALTPTFTGVSFEKLDELGSIQWPCDEDAPEGTPIMHVDSFTRGLGRFVPTPFVPTEERSTRRFPLILTTGRILSQYNVGAQTRRTANIAWHAEDVLEIHPHDAEVRGITDGDLVTLASRVGETTLHAQISDRMPTGVVYTTFHYPVTGANVVTTENSDWATNCPEYKVTAVQVALAHPTARQAEARMTELPETELVR
- a CDS encoding formate dehydrogenase beta subunit, which encodes MTGPKNSPEPVTVYVSRDSAAKSVGADEVAAALAAAADRAGRPITLVRNGSRGMLWLEPLVEVATPDGRVGYGPVTEDRVDGLVAAGLLDGAEHPLRVGVVEDLPWMATQDRVTFARVGVTDPVSPQDYLDHGGLVGLRRALRMSPAEVVAEVTDSGLRGRGGAGFPAGIKWKTVLDCADALKFVCCNADEGDSGTFADRMVMEGDPFMLIEGMTIAAHAVGATEGYIYIRSEYPDAVATMRAAIDIARGRGWLGDDVLGSGLRFDMHVRVGGGAYICGEETSMLESLEGKRGMVRSKPPIPAINGLFGKPTVVNNVLTLSSVPLILAEGAQAYVDFGVGRSRGTQLFQLGGNIRRGGIVERAFGVTLNELIEDYGGGTLSGRPVRAVQVGGPLGAYLPSDKFDLPMDYEAFAEAGAMVGHGGIVVFDDTVDMAAQARFAMEFCAAESCGKCTPCRVGSVRGMEVIDRITAGDHREENLALLDDLCDVMTEGSLCAMGGLTPMPVRSALTHFPDDFGPRRPSADATTAPLGARTEGLR
- a CDS encoding formate dehydrogenase subunit gamma yields the protein MKRTTTGETSVAALVREIAADHRTHRGPLLPILHAVQEKLGCVPAEAVPVLADELNLSRADVHGVITFYHDFRSEPAGRTTVRVCRAEACQAVGAGRLVTHLQNRYGVRLGDTTADGSLTAEQVFCLGNCALGPSAEVDGRLYGRLDETRLETLIDEAATR
- the frc gene encoding formyl-CoA transferase, which produces MTELPLSGIKVIDFTGVQAGPACTQMLAWFGADVLKVERPGGGDVTRKQLRDIPDVDALYFTMLNSNKRSLAIDTKSPEGLEVMEKLIRDADVLVENFAPGAMDRMGLSWENLQKWNPRLIFGSVKGFNDDSTWNDLKVYENVAQCAGGAASTTGFWDGPPTVSGAALGDSNTGMHLLIGILTALIAREKTGKGQKVSASMQDAVLNLCRVKLRDQQRLEAVGYLEEYPQYPHGEFGDTVPRGGNAGGGGQPGWVLKCKGWETDPNAYIYFTVQEQNWARTAEAIGHPEWAEDPAYSTAKARQDKIFDIFAEIEKWLADKTKYEAVDILRKWEVPCAPVMSMKELAVDPSLRKSGSIVEVDQKGRGSFLTVGSPIKFSSFKPEIKAAPLLGEHTDEVLTSLGYDADQIEEFHRKKIVVG